Proteins found in one Scardovia inopinata JCM 12537 genomic segment:
- a CDS encoding LacI family DNA-binding transcriptional regulator — protein MVSIRDVARLAHVSHQTVSNAINSPEVVSREKLKRIQDAIRELGYRPNASARRLRSGQTDTIALGIAIGGNRAPSPIFDAFLHLLAEHANELDKRIVLYPRKDEQSELAHIAELREQSDIDAIIINELEKKDGRPQWLLDTNQPFVLFGRPWGLPEETAQRIPWVDVNGYSGIRQITEKLIRQGCRRISFLGWDSGTGTAQDRESGWRDAMLANHLYDDELDSWSIGTQESVDAGSQAALELFSRHEAIDAVVCASDTLAVGTVVTMGRLFEQSYMASLERTSPQIPLPQRTVVTGFDNSSLAQAFSIPSAEQPLDQVAGILIRMIADMSKGEEVTADKKWHHLLEPKIIWRNRIG, from the coding sequence ATGGTGAGCATTCGGGATGTAGCGCGGCTGGCACACGTGTCGCATCAGACGGTGTCTAATGCCATTAATTCGCCGGAAGTCGTTTCTCGTGAAAAGCTCAAGCGAATTCAGGATGCAATCCGTGAATTGGGCTACAGGCCCAATGCTTCTGCCCGGCGTCTGCGATCCGGGCAAACCGACACCATCGCTTTGGGGATTGCCATTGGAGGCAATCGCGCTCCGTCTCCTATCTTCGACGCTTTTTTGCATCTTCTCGCTGAACATGCCAATGAGTTGGATAAGAGAATTGTGCTCTATCCTCGTAAAGATGAACAAAGCGAGCTTGCTCATATTGCAGAGCTTCGGGAACAATCTGATATAGATGCCATTATTATTAATGAGCTGGAAAAGAAAGATGGCAGGCCGCAGTGGCTTTTAGATACCAATCAGCCTTTTGTGCTTTTTGGCCGTCCCTGGGGTCTTCCTGAAGAGACTGCTCAACGTATTCCCTGGGTGGATGTCAATGGTTATTCGGGAATTAGGCAGATTACGGAGAAGCTGATTCGCCAGGGTTGTAGGAGAATCAGTTTTCTAGGCTGGGATAGCGGCACTGGTACAGCTCAGGATCGGGAAAGCGGTTGGCGTGATGCTATGCTGGCCAACCACCTCTATGATGATGAGCTGGATTCGTGGTCAATTGGAACTCAGGAATCAGTTGACGCTGGTTCGCAGGCTGCTCTGGAACTCTTTTCGCGACATGAAGCCATAGATGCGGTTGTTTGCGCATCAGATACCTTGGCCGTAGGAACAGTTGTTACTATGGGTAGGCTTTTTGAGCAGAGCTATATGGCTTCGTTAGAGCGCACCTCTCCTCAGATTCCCTTGCCGCAGAGAACCGTGGTAACCGGTTTCGATAATTCGTCCTTGGCGCAGGCTTTCTCTATCCCCTCTGCTGAGCAGCCACTTGACCAGGTTGCAGGCATATTAATCCGTATGATTGCTGATATGTCCAAGGGGGAAGAGGTTACAGCTGACAAAAAGTGGCATCATCTGTTGGAGCCTAAAATAATTTGGCGGAACCGAATAGGTTAG
- a CDS encoding nitroreductase family protein: protein MDAYELLESRKSVRTYTGEAVPGSQESRILRAAELAPVGMGRFEDFHLTVIKNPQILKQIELATALMLGKPDAHPLYGAPELVLVSAKDPEQKGNVAYSGAAIIAHNMVLAAENQGLGACYIWGAVAALNQNPDLVSALELPEGFLPCCGVIFGATTETFTPREVDSERIRTNVLS from the coding sequence ATGGATGCATATGAATTATTGGAAAGTAGAAAATCTGTTCGTACATACACAGGTGAAGCGGTACCTGGTTCACAGGAGAGTCGGATTCTTCGTGCTGCCGAGCTTGCTCCGGTTGGTATGGGGCGGTTCGAAGATTTTCATCTGACTGTTATAAAAAATCCACAGATACTCAAGCAGATTGAGCTGGCAACAGCATTAATGCTTGGTAAGCCTGATGCTCATCCTCTTTACGGTGCTCCGGAACTAGTCTTGGTCAGCGCTAAAGATCCTGAGCAGAAAGGGAATGTGGCTTATTCAGGTGCAGCCATTATTGCTCACAATATGGTGTTAGCAGCAGAAAATCAGGGGCTAGGAGCCTGCTATATTTGGGGAGCCGTTGCTGCCTTGAATCAGAATCCTGATCTGGTTTCCGCTCTGGAGCTGCCGGAAGGCTTCCTTCCTTGCTGCGGGGTTATTTTTGGCGCAACGACAGAGACTTTCACTCCCCGCGAGGTAGATAGCGAGCGTATCAGGACAAATGTCCTAAGTTAA
- a CDS encoding cation-translocating P-type ATPase — MQVQSVEEALNTNLTRGLSSAEAARRLQKFGPNQLASAPKDPAWKKFLQQFQDPLVYLLLAATVISFIAWIVESKTSPQTAEPAPFDCIVIVLILIINAILGYIQEARAEQSVEALAKMTAPQSTVLRDGRVQTITTARIVPGDVLVLGEGDTVSADGRLFTTASLRIAEASLTGESLPIAKESKALDAVKALGDRTNMVFNGTSVTQGTGRAIVTSTGMQTQVGKIANMLSQTEEDATPLQKEMDRVTKVLGLAVVIIAVVVLAALWIIEGFRSGQDVIDSLLLAVSLAVAAVPEGLAAIMTVVLALGVQRMAKHHAIVKKLSSVETLGSASVICSDKTGTLTRNEMTVQTVITLSGQAVLTGSGYAPVGQLSSVDGSQIPANSDLHHEIVMALADGALANNAELRRVSPDRLQEASSSGRSRDSRDGGRTQGSIDLRGAHRSQTGSNAGWEIIGDPTEASLIVAARKIKALDHFQGYERVGEIPFTSERKMQTVIFRDKSSNNELSALAKGAPDVLLAHCSHILVGSAVRRMTEGDRQDILARVEDLSSQAYRTLGQAYRPLHVRSLGQIEGIRTDSTGDVPDISLQADVIEQGYIWTGMVGIIDPPRTEVASSIAEAHRAGIRTIMITGDHPLTASRIATDLGVISADDPPALTGDQLDSMDDKEFTKAVSTVSVYARVAPEHKLRIVEALQKQGNIAAMTGDGVNDAPAVKSADIGVAMGITGTEVTKESAKMILADDNFSTIVEAVKEGRVIFDNIRKFLRYLLSSNVGEVFTVFFGVVFAGFLGITSPQSRGVVVPLLATQLLWINLLTDAAPALAMGVDGQTDDVMSRQPRKTTERVIDGPMWGDIAFIGIVMAIVTLIGMDLYLPGGIFTDGPALATVAGRSHEQQMVMARTMGFTILVFAQLFNALASRSATKSAFSGMFTNRWLWGAIALSIILQLAVIYIPVFNTAFGTTPLHWHQWFEALGLAACVLLASELYKLIMRSLAKKREE, encoded by the coding sequence ATGCAGGTTCAGAGTGTTGAAGAAGCGCTGAACACCAATCTTACTAGGGGCTTGAGCTCAGCGGAAGCTGCACGAAGACTGCAGAAATTCGGTCCCAATCAGCTGGCTTCTGCTCCCAAAGATCCTGCCTGGAAGAAGTTCTTGCAGCAGTTTCAAGATCCTTTGGTTTATCTGCTCTTGGCCGCTACGGTCATATCTTTTATAGCCTGGATTGTGGAATCCAAAACCAGCCCGCAGACCGCAGAGCCAGCGCCTTTTGACTGTATTGTTATTGTTTTGATTCTTATTATTAATGCGATTTTGGGTTATATTCAGGAAGCCCGGGCAGAACAGTCCGTGGAAGCTTTGGCCAAGATGACGGCTCCACAGTCGACAGTGCTGCGCGACGGCCGGGTACAAACCATTACCACCGCTAGAATCGTTCCCGGGGATGTGCTGGTGTTGGGCGAAGGCGATACGGTGTCAGCTGATGGCCGCCTGTTCACCACAGCTAGTCTGCGGATTGCTGAAGCTTCCTTGACCGGTGAGTCTCTGCCGATTGCTAAGGAATCCAAGGCCTTGGATGCGGTAAAGGCCCTGGGAGATCGAACCAATATGGTCTTCAACGGCACCTCGGTTACTCAAGGCACCGGACGGGCTATTGTAACCAGTACCGGCATGCAGACTCAGGTTGGTAAGATTGCCAATATGCTTTCTCAGACTGAGGAAGATGCTACTCCGCTGCAGAAGGAGATGGATCGGGTAACTAAAGTCCTGGGACTGGCTGTCGTGATCATTGCGGTTGTTGTCTTGGCCGCCCTGTGGATAATTGAAGGATTCAGGTCGGGTCAGGATGTGATTGATTCTCTTCTCCTGGCCGTTTCCCTTGCTGTTGCTGCTGTTCCTGAAGGTCTGGCTGCCATTATGACAGTGGTTTTGGCCCTGGGCGTGCAAAGAATGGCCAAACATCATGCCATTGTAAAGAAGCTTTCATCGGTGGAAACATTGGGGTCTGCTTCTGTTATCTGTTCAGATAAAACAGGGACTCTGACCCGTAATGAAATGACAGTGCAGACGGTCATCACCCTCAGCGGCCAAGCCGTTTTAACCGGTTCCGGCTACGCGCCCGTGGGTCAGCTGTCGTCTGTGGATGGTTCGCAGATTCCTGCTAACAGCGATCTCCACCATGAAATTGTGATGGCTCTGGCTGACGGAGCTTTGGCCAACAATGCCGAGCTTCGCAGAGTGTCACCTGACCGGCTTCAGGAGGCTTCTTCTTCCGGCAGGTCCCGTGATTCAAGAGACGGTGGCAGAACACAGGGTTCCATTGATTTGCGTGGTGCTCATAGGTCTCAGACCGGGAGTAATGCTGGCTGGGAAATTATTGGAGACCCCACGGAAGCTTCTCTGATTGTTGCTGCCCGTAAAATTAAAGCTTTGGATCATTTCCAGGGTTATGAACGGGTAGGGGAGATTCCTTTTACTTCTGAACGCAAAATGCAGACTGTTATTTTCCGCGATAAGTCCAGCAACAATGAGCTCTCCGCCCTGGCCAAGGGGGCACCTGATGTTCTTCTGGCCCATTGTTCTCATATTTTGGTGGGCAGTGCTGTTCGGCGGATGACCGAAGGAGACAGACAGGACATACTGGCCCGGGTGGAAGACCTGTCGTCCCAGGCCTACCGCACTCTAGGCCAGGCTTACCGACCTCTGCATGTACGGTCCCTGGGGCAGATTGAGGGGATCAGAACTGATTCCACCGGCGATGTTCCCGATATTTCCCTTCAGGCAGATGTGATTGAACAAGGATATATCTGGACTGGTATGGTAGGAATCATTGATCCTCCCCGTACAGAGGTTGCCAGCTCTATAGCTGAAGCGCATAGGGCAGGAATTCGGACCATCATGATTACGGGCGATCATCCCTTGACCGCCAGCCGTATTGCTACCGATTTAGGGGTCATTTCAGCTGATGATCCTCCTGCCCTTACCGGCGATCAGCTTGATTCCATGGATGATAAAGAATTCACCAAGGCTGTCAGCACAGTGTCTGTCTATGCCCGGGTTGCTCCGGAGCACAAGCTGCGGATTGTCGAAGCTCTGCAGAAACAAGGGAATATAGCAGCTATGACCGGAGATGGTGTGAACGATGCTCCTGCTGTCAAATCTGCTGATATTGGTGTGGCCATGGGAATCACTGGTACTGAAGTTACCAAGGAATCTGCCAAGATGATTCTGGCTGATGACAACTTTTCCACCATTGTGGAGGCAGTGAAGGAAGGACGGGTTATTTTTGATAATATTCGCAAATTCCTTCGCTATCTGCTGAGCTCCAATGTAGGTGAAGTCTTCACTGTTTTCTTTGGCGTTGTTTTCGCAGGATTTCTGGGGATTACCTCTCCTCAATCACGAGGTGTGGTTGTTCCTTTGTTAGCAACCCAGCTTCTATGGATTAATCTTCTGACTGACGCAGCACCTGCCCTGGCCATGGGGGTTGACGGACAGACTGATGATGTCATGTCCCGTCAGCCGCGCAAAACAACGGAAAGAGTTATCGACGGACCCATGTGGGGAGATATAGCCTTCATTGGAATTGTAATGGCTATTGTTACCTTGATCGGCATGGATCTCTATCTTCCGGGCGGAATATTCACTGATGGTCCCGCCCTGGCGACAGTTGCAGGCAGATCCCATGAGCAGCAGATGGTCATGGCCAGAACCATGGGTTTTACTATTCTGGTCTTCGCTCAGCTTTTTAACGCTCTGGCATCCCGGTCAGCTACAAAATCTGCTTTTAGTGGCATGTTCACCAATAGATGGCTCTGGGGGGCTATCGCTCTCTCTATTATTCTTCAGCTTGCCGTGATCTATATTCCTGTTTTTAATACTGCTTTTGGAACAACTCCTCTTCATTGGCATCAGTGGTTTGAGGCTCTAGGGCTGGCTGCTTGTGTGCTGCTTGCTTCTGAGCTTTATAAGCTGATTATGCGGAGTCTAGCCAAGAAGAGAGAAGAGTAG
- a CDS encoding CPBP family intramembrane glutamic endopeptidase produces the protein MEQIYPIYQHYQDPWAPNQPMIPATRVMVQQPRNNNQLPRDRGIFHFTNQINYLRTVKGYQWWRPLFTLFLVLGWVGLAQYVSLYLLISLNWDVSVANPDLFRNMTLTMDNPHWIIVLSTFGTTALSFLPPVIFGTILGDGRPINTVTNRFGKMRWKVLFICAIPAYFWTFIFIWGPSLLSGGYHGLPKGIDTINFILDFLVIMTIIPLQCAAEEYLFRGLILQAFGRWIPQRFVLLAPIVPGLFFASMHTQYHLWGKAQIFFMGLIMGYLVLFTGGLEAGIAFHSANNSMITLGYLFGVFTAGGSDESKISVPEQAANLAQDMAMITLFALSVLLLNHFLGWYKQATVAPYTLKVFRKAPQLHLAQTPLPPYPYYPAYQGAPAYSPAYQGYQNYPAYQAYPAYSGYQPQYQPPYQQPPYQQQPYRAQPYQAYQYYQPYQSYQPYQG, from the coding sequence ATGGAACAGATCTACCCTATCTATCAGCACTATCAGGACCCCTGGGCGCCCAACCAGCCCATGATACCTGCGACAAGAGTCATGGTTCAGCAGCCCAGAAACAATAATCAGCTGCCTCGCGATCGTGGTATTTTTCATTTTACCAATCAAATAAATTATTTGCGCACAGTTAAGGGTTACCAGTGGTGGAGGCCTCTATTCACCCTCTTTCTTGTTCTGGGCTGGGTTGGTCTGGCCCAATATGTAAGCCTCTATCTGTTGATAAGTCTGAACTGGGATGTATCCGTCGCAAACCCTGATCTCTTCCGGAATATGACTTTAACTATGGATAATCCTCACTGGATAATTGTCCTTTCTACTTTTGGTACCACCGCCCTATCCTTCTTGCCCCCAGTAATCTTTGGAACTATTCTGGGAGATGGCCGACCTATAAATACTGTGACCAACCGCTTTGGGAAAATGCGATGGAAGGTGCTTTTCATTTGTGCAATCCCTGCATATTTCTGGACGTTCATCTTTATATGGGGCCCCAGTCTGCTGTCCGGCGGGTACCATGGTCTTCCAAAAGGAATAGATACAATAAATTTTATCCTTGATTTTCTTGTGATTATGACCATTATTCCTCTGCAGTGCGCAGCTGAGGAATACCTGTTTAGAGGTCTTATTTTACAAGCTTTCGGACGATGGATACCCCAGCGATTTGTGCTCCTTGCACCTATTGTTCCCGGTCTGTTTTTTGCCTCTATGCACACTCAGTATCATCTATGGGGTAAGGCCCAGATCTTTTTCATGGGATTAATCATGGGCTACCTGGTTCTTTTTACTGGGGGGTTGGAAGCTGGCATCGCTTTTCACAGCGCCAATAACAGCATGATAACTTTGGGATATCTTTTTGGTGTTTTCACCGCAGGCGGATCAGATGAATCCAAAATTAGTGTCCCCGAGCAAGCGGCAAATTTGGCTCAGGATATGGCCATGATCACCCTTTTTGCCCTCAGCGTTCTACTTCTTAACCATTTTTTGGGTTGGTATAAGCAGGCAACGGTTGCTCCCTATACATTGAAAGTGTTCAGGAAGGCCCCTCAGCTGCACCTGGCACAAACTCCTCTTCCTCCCTACCCTTACTACCCAGCGTATCAGGGAGCTCCTGCATATTCTCCGGCCTATCAGGGATATCAAAACTACCCAGCCTATCAGGCTTATCCGGCTTACAGCGGGTATCAACCCCAGTACCAACCCCCGTATCAGCAACCCCCGTACCAACAGCAGCCTTATCGGGCACAGCCTTACCAGGCCTACCAGTACTATCAGCCGTATCAGTCCTATCAGCCTTACCAGGGATAA
- a CDS encoding DUF4032 domain-containing protein, with protein MEKSLDPRLMNATSVHSGKLTDSTTSSSASGTAGRGSSGEPKALTITAATANPQMFTLPWYLPLAKWPKDLLVNLPRGISRHVVRFVRVGDSVMAMKEINMAVAQREYEMLRSLEKLDLPAVKPVAVVSGRHDSRSEPLESILVTEQLKFSLPYRALFARNIREDTAERLIDALAVLLVRLHLQGFYWGDVSLSNVLFLRDADSFTAVLVDAETGALYGNLTEGQREYDIDLARTNIIGELMDLQAGALLPSEVDEVEVGNRLVERYHSLWQALTGTDTFGPDEMWKIEKRVNDLNELGFYVDELEVTTDEDGAHVHVRPRVVDAGYASRKLLRLTGLDVQENQARRLLNDLDAYRASTWRQDEPIEIVATDWMREVFEPTVRMIPAEYRNQIEPAQFFHEVLTHRWYLAERAGHDVSMGVAIQSYIDDYLSDYKIDTQVMKAITEEQDSGVVDDADNYGADGYQQNEDGYNPEDDPDAAVWAAS; from the coding sequence ATGGAAAAGTCCCTGGATCCCCGTTTGATGAATGCTACTTCTGTTCATTCCGGCAAACTTACAGACAGTACAACCTCATCCTCTGCCAGTGGCACAGCAGGGAGGGGTTCATCAGGTGAGCCCAAGGCCCTTACTATTACAGCTGCAACTGCTAATCCTCAGATGTTTACCCTGCCCTGGTACTTACCTTTGGCGAAGTGGCCGAAGGATCTTCTGGTGAACCTTCCCCGGGGAATTTCCCGGCATGTTGTCCGCTTTGTTCGTGTGGGTGATTCGGTCATGGCTATGAAAGAAATCAACATGGCCGTGGCTCAACGGGAATATGAGATGTTGCGAAGCCTTGAAAAGCTTGACTTGCCGGCAGTTAAGCCCGTGGCTGTTGTCTCCGGCAGGCATGATTCCCGGTCGGAGCCGTTGGAATCCATTCTGGTAACGGAACAGCTCAAATTTTCCCTGCCGTACCGTGCATTATTTGCCCGCAATATTAGGGAAGACACGGCTGAGCGCCTGATTGATGCCCTGGCGGTTCTTCTGGTTCGTCTTCATTTGCAGGGTTTTTACTGGGGGGATGTTTCCCTGTCAAACGTACTTTTTCTGCGAGATGCAGACTCTTTCACTGCAGTACTGGTGGATGCGGAAACCGGTGCTCTTTATGGCAATTTAACTGAAGGGCAGAGGGAATACGACATTGACTTAGCCAGAACCAATATTATTGGTGAGCTGATGGATCTGCAGGCTGGTGCCCTCTTACCCAGCGAGGTGGATGAGGTAGAGGTCGGAAACCGCCTGGTTGAGCGCTATCACAGCCTTTGGCAAGCCCTGACTGGTACCGATACTTTTGGCCCTGATGAGATGTGGAAAATCGAGAAGAGGGTCAATGACCTCAATGAACTGGGATTTTATGTTGATGAGCTGGAAGTGACCACTGATGAGGATGGAGCCCATGTTCATGTAAGACCCCGGGTGGTGGATGCCGGCTATGCTTCCCGAAAACTTCTGCGGTTGACCGGCCTGGATGTGCAGGAAAATCAGGCCAGGCGTCTGCTAAATGACCTGGATGCCTACAGAGCATCAACCTGGAGACAGGATGAGCCTATAGAAATTGTGGCTACTGATTGGATGCGGGAGGTTTTTGAGCCTACTGTCCGTATGATTCCTGCTGAGTACCGCAATCAGATTGAGCCCGCTCAGTTCTTCCATGAAGTCTTGACTCATCGCTGGTATCTGGCCGAAAGAGCCGGCCACGATGTATCCATGGGGGTAGCAATTCAAAGTTACATCGATGATTATCTGTCTGATTATAAGATTGATACTCAGGTTATGAAGGCCATCACTGAAGAACAGGATTCGGGCGTGGTGGATGACGCTGACAATTATGGGGCTGACGGCTACCAGCAAAACGAAGACGGTTACAATCCGGAAGATGACCCAGATGCAGCCGTCTGGGCGGCCAGCTGA
- the rlmB gene encoding 23S rRNA (guanosine(2251)-2'-O)-methyltransferase RlmB has product MVSQQGPKKGSGGKHRAKLRGHGPTPKAEDRVYHKAYRAKKALERRKAADPRLAARRRVAKFTSDSDDFVIGRNAVLEALKAHVPSSVLYILNRIEHDDRTREIIRLAGLEGLKILEADRLEMNRIARSVNHQGVIIKVAPYHYKSLQELVDRAEAKAQALGSASAKAKALAQPLFIALDGVTDPQNLGAVIRSAAAFGASGVILPERRSASVTAAAWKVSAGAAAHMPVARVVNLTKAIDSLKERGFYSIGLDGGGTAQVGYSGFETDPLIVVLGSEGKGISRLVREQCDAIVSIPMTSLVESLNASVAAGIALFSVHTTRAQAQ; this is encoded by the coding sequence ATGGTTTCACAACAAGGTCCTAAAAAAGGTTCAGGCGGCAAGCATCGTGCCAAGCTACGGGGGCATGGTCCCACACCTAAGGCGGAAGACCGCGTCTATCACAAGGCTTACCGTGCCAAAAAAGCCCTTGAGCGCCGCAAAGCTGCTGATCCCAGACTGGCTGCACGCAGACGGGTTGCCAAATTTACCTCTGATTCCGATGATTTTGTTATCGGCCGCAATGCAGTTCTGGAAGCTTTGAAAGCCCATGTTCCCTCCAGCGTCCTCTATATTCTCAACCGAATTGAGCATGATGACCGAACCCGCGAGATTATCCGTCTGGCCGGTCTGGAAGGGTTGAAAATTTTAGAGGCTGACCGTCTGGAAATGAATAGGATAGCCCGCAGCGTCAATCATCAGGGAGTAATCATCAAGGTAGCTCCTTACCACTATAAGTCTCTGCAGGAGTTGGTAGACAGGGCAGAGGCGAAAGCTCAAGCCCTGGGATCAGCATCAGCAAAAGCCAAAGCTCTGGCACAGCCGCTTTTTATTGCCCTGGACGGAGTTACAGATCCGCAGAATCTGGGTGCGGTTATCAGATCTGCCGCTGCTTTCGGGGCCAGCGGAGTCATACTTCCTGAACGCCGCAGTGCTTCTGTGACCGCAGCTGCCTGGAAGGTATCGGCCGGCGCTGCTGCGCATATGCCAGTTGCCCGGGTGGTTAACCTGACTAAAGCTATCGACAGTCTCAAGGAACGAGGCTTCTACTCCATTGGCTTAGATGGTGGCGGCACCGCTCAAGTGGGATACAGCGGATTCGAAACTGATCCTCTGATTGTTGTTCTGGGGTCTGAAGGCAAAGGAATCAGCCGGCTTGTGCGGGAACAGTGCGATGCCATAGTTTCTATCCCCATGACATCTCTAGTAGAGTCTCTGAATGCCTCTGTGGCAGCAGGAATTGCCCTCTTCAGCGTTCACACTACCCGCGCTCAAGCACAGTAA